From a region of the Thermosulfurimonas sp. F29 genome:
- a CDS encoding 3-deoxy-D-manno-octulosonic acid transferase — translation MYGIYRLLSGLAEKTLARRYPERFSAVAVDAPAEVWMHAASVGESRVAAAIVRRLLELRSRTRVFLTLQTETGLSEARKLLAHLQGVRVELAPWDGPCVVRDFLERLRPRVLALVETELWPNLMREAVGRGVSLLILNGRLSPRSFTRYRWLIPLFRPVVRGVALAGVISEEDGERFRILGVPAERIVVGGNAKHDLTFERIGELDPAPLVRRLGLGPGERVVIFGSMRVGEEDLVRETVAALLGEEGVRFVVVPRHPQRAPDFYQGLSGLGATVAFFRRGDPSRARIVVVDEVGSLFGLYALAEAAVVGGGFVPKGGQNPVEPAMLGKPVIFGPHMENFLPEVRTLLAGKGAVQVGTAGELSSVLRRWLRDPAGAREVGRRAFSAARRLRGASRRYAEMLLRFLNGPPPA, via the coding sequence GTGTACGGAATCTACCGACTCCTCAGCGGGCTGGCGGAAAAGACGCTGGCGCGACGCTATCCGGAGAGGTTTTCGGCCGTGGCGGTGGATGCTCCGGCGGAGGTGTGGATGCACGCCGCCTCGGTGGGGGAGTCCCGTGTGGCTGCGGCTATAGTGCGCCGGCTACTGGAATTGAGGTCCCGAACCCGGGTCTTCCTCACCCTCCAGACCGAAACCGGTCTTTCCGAGGCCCGAAAGCTGCTGGCCCATCTCCAGGGGGTCCGGGTAGAATTGGCCCCGTGGGACGGGCCGTGCGTGGTGAGGGACTTCCTCGAGCGCCTGCGCCCCCGGGTGCTCGCCCTCGTCGAGACCGAACTATGGCCCAACCTTATGCGTGAGGCGGTGGGGCGAGGTGTCTCGCTGTTAATCCTGAACGGACGCCTCTCTCCGCGAAGTTTCACCCGGTACCGCTGGCTGATTCCGCTTTTCCGCCCGGTTGTGCGCGGAGTGGCTCTGGCCGGGGTGATTTCCGAGGAGGACGGGGAACGCTTTCGGATCCTCGGGGTCCCGGCGGAAAGAATAGTGGTCGGCGGAAACGCTAAACACGACCTCACCTTTGAGAGAATCGGGGAACTGGACCCCGCTCCTCTCGTAAGGAGGCTGGGCCTCGGCCCGGGCGAGAGGGTGGTGATCTTCGGGAGCATGCGAGTCGGTGAGGAGGATCTGGTACGGGAGACGGTGGCGGCGTTGCTCGGGGAAGAAGGGGTTCGGTTCGTGGTGGTTCCCCGCCATCCGCAACGAGCGCCGGACTTTTATCAAGGCCTTTCGGGGCTGGGGGCCACCGTGGCCTTTTTCCGGAGGGGGGATCCCTCACGGGCCAGGATCGTGGTGGTGGACGAGGTAGGGTCTCTTTTCGGCCTTTACGCCCTGGCGGAGGCGGCGGTGGTGGGGGGAGGCTTCGTGCCCAAAGGGGGACAGAATCCCGTGGAACCCGCCATGCTGGGCAAACCCGTGATCTTCGGACCGCACATGGAAAACTTCCTCCCGGAGGTGCGGACCCTTCTTGCCGGAAAGGGAGCCGTTCAGGTCGGTACCGCCGGGGAACTCTCCTCCGTGCTCCGCCGGTGGCTCAGGGACCCGGCGGGGGCCCGGGAGGTCGGACGCCGGGCCTTTTCCGCGGCCCGGAGACTCCGGGGGGCCTCCCGGCGCTACGCCGAAATGCTCCTCCGCTTCCTCAATGGGCCTCCTCCAGCTTGA